Proteins encoded in a region of the Misgurnus anguillicaudatus chromosome 9, ASM2758022v2, whole genome shotgun sequence genome:
- the LOC129423969 gene encoding myozenin-3, translating to MPVPNTDVSKVKEVLETCSDSCEAHFNLGKKISVPMDLMMEELNLLKNRGSIMFQERNKRAEKYTLENAPSRSHNLSEETLQDQNATQEDKGEHFTSGERLVSGEHLTSGEHFTSGAHLTSGAHLTSGAHMTSGKHLTSGEGFSSGKHLISGAHLTSGAHLTSQDHITKPGENSMVSKFKHKVSKKGSPDDLAPGYGGPLTEVPHEKFNFTVIPKSYESPWEDKLVSNRVLFAKISTRLQEPSHKLPPANFKCFNRAPTPFCGITGIVQNLPGFEPQQSDIEANPAWKKMCRRPNFNRITRGWNIEESPDL from the exons ATGCCTGTGCCAAACACGGATGTATCTAAGGTGAAAGAGGTGTTGGAAACATGTTCGGACTCATGTGAA GCACATTTCAACCTGGGAAAGAAAATCAGCGTTCCCATGGATCTAATGATGGAGGAGCTCAATCTTCTGAAAAACAGAGGATCTATAATGTTTCAGGAGAGAAATAAAAGAGCGGAGAAGTACACCTTGGAAAATGCCCCAAGCAGGTCACACAAT CTCTCAGAGGAGACCCTTCAAGACCAGAACGCCACACAAGAGGACAAAGGAGAGCATTTCACCTCAGGAGAGCGCTTAGTCTCTGGAGAGCACTTGACCTCTGGAGAGCACTTTACCTCTGGAGCGCACTTGACCTCTGGAGCGCACTTGACCTCTGGAGCGCACATGACCTCTGGAAAGCATTTGACCTCTGGAGAGGGCTTTTCCTCTGGAAAGCACTTGATCTCTGGAGCGCACTTGACCTCTGGAGCGCACTTGACCTCTCAAGACCACATCACCAAGCCTGGAGAAAACAGTATGGTGTCCAAATTCAAACACAAAGTATCCAAAAAAGGAAGTCCAGATGATCTTGCTCCTG GTTACGGTGGACCTCTGACTGAGGTTCCTCATGAGAAGTTCAATTTCACTGTGATCCCAAAGTCTTATGAGTCACCCTGGGAAGACAAGCTTGTTAGCAACAGAGTGCTGTTTGCCAAAATAAGTACCCGCCTGCAGGAGCCTTCTCACAAACTCCCCCCTGCcaactttaaatgttttaacag AGCTCCAACGCCATTCTGCGGGATCACAGGGATTGTTCAAAATCTGCCCGGCTTTGAGCCACAACAGTCGGACATCGAGGCAAACCCGGCCTGGAAAAAGATGTGTCGCCGCCCCAACTTCAACCGGATAACGCGGGGCTGGAACATTGAAGAATCTCCTGATCTGTGA